Part of the Hemiscyllium ocellatum isolate sHemOce1 chromosome 15, sHemOce1.pat.X.cur, whole genome shotgun sequence genome is shown below.
ACATCTTATTTGAAAGACAATGCTTCGAACATTGCAACATTTCTTCAGCACTGTAATGGAGTATCGACCTTCATGCTCGTGTCTGCAGTGCAACTCCAACCTATAACTTGATTCAGAGGTAAGagtgcacctaacctccacagtTTATAAAAGAACTGGTGGCTGCAGCTTTTTTTCTATCAGAACTGATACAactttatttttaagaaaaataaGTACAAGGCTGACATGAAATTACAGCACATGGTATAAGAGGCAATGGGCTGGAATGGATTAAGAATGAATTAACACAAAAAAACTGATAGTGGGAATAACTGGGTCATTAGTTAGTGTGCTGATGTGAAAGTGGGGTACTGCAAAGAACTGAACTTGGGCACTatatatcaatggtttggatgtgagaaCCAAACATAGTATTTCCAATTTTGCACATGATACAAAGCTAATGAAGGATGTGTATTTGAGGAAGATGTAAGACTTCTTCGAGAGGATTTAATCAGAATTAGTGAATGAATAAGAACATGGCAATTTAAGGTTATCCATTTTGCTAATACATGCAGAATATTTCTCATATAGTATAAGGTCAGAAAGTATAAATGTGCAAAGGGACCTTAGTGGCTTTGTCAATAAGTtactgaaggctaacatgcagatacagcaagctatcaggaaagctaatggaatgttagcattTATCACAAGATGATTTGAGTACATGAGTAATATGATGTGACTTTCAGTGCTTTAATTATATGGcaacttggttagaccacacctagaatactgtgtactTATCTCCTTAAATAATTTATTGTCATTGAGGGAGTACAAAGAAGATTCACCACACTTATTCCCAGGATGGTAGGACTGTCTTATGAATAGAGCTCGGGCAAACTGGGCCTGTCCTCTCAAGAGTTTCTAAGAATAAGAGGTGagctcattgaaacctacaaaacaTGTAGTTTAAGGGATAGATAAGGTACCGCAAGTAAGAGGTTTCCCTTGGTTGGGAGTCTAGATCCAGGCAGCGCAACTTTAAAAGTAAGTGGGATACCATTTAAGACCAAAGAGAAATATGTTTACTCAGAGAATGATCCATCTTTGGAATTATCCACCCCAgaagggctgtggaagctcagtctttgagtgtGTTCAAAGTAGAtgttgataaatttttgattatCAATGGCATAAAGGACTGTGCAGATGGTGTGGATAAGAGGCACCaaagtgtttgatcagccatgataatattaaatggCATAgctggcttgatgggctgaattggctactcctgttcttatatAAAACTAGTAATCAATTAACATGCATTACTTATTACAAAAATTTCAGAAAAAGATGCAGAACCAGCATTCAACTTTGTAATTGTGAATCTTTAATCATACATTCTCTAAGTCTTCAATCTACTTTCCTCTTCTCTCGCAAATCACAGCATGTCTCCCAGGTTACAGTAGATACCCTTACTGCTGTGATTATTCTTCAAGCAGGAATGGAGAATACTCTGGACTGGCAACATGTCTTTATGATTATGAAGAAAATTATCTCTATAGGTGAATGACTGAACATTCCTCTTACAATAGGACATTTTATATCTTGACCCTTGCATCAAGAACTAGGAAAATCTGGTTaccaaattcaaattccagctgGAGAACCACAAATCTGCCTCTAATTCAGTTGAAGCTAGTTATGATTGCATTTTAATTACAGGAAATGTAATAATTCAATACCATTTCATAACAAAAATATTACACCCTTTCCCAAGGTTTAAGCTTCCTTGCCATTTGTGAAACAGTAGGTGCACTATTAATTGACATAATTTTGTGTTTTTGAATGCCAGGGATTTCTTGTCCACTTTGCACAAGGTGCAGTACTTGAGCAAAAGATAAGGTGCAGCTTTCTCCAGTAACTTCTGTGGTAATAGCTGAAAGATGTGTAGTGTCAccaattgttttattttcatgtggTTCCTTTATTTGGCTGTCTTCTGTTAGTCCACAGTACGTGTTGTGATCATTACCTTCTATCTCTTCACTAACCTGAAATTGCATTCTCACATCCTCCATTTTCTCTGCTTGTTGATCTATGGGTAGCGAGTAATTGACCTTTGTGGTCTCTATTGTTGCTGTTTCGTCATTTTGTCCTTGATCACTTGGAGTTTGTCTGAGCAGTCTCTCAAAAGCCTTTGTCATATCTTCCTCTGCCGCTAAGTCATTCTTGGCATCAATTATTTGTGAAGAAAGCCATCCTTTGTAGCTTTCAAGATCAATGGGTCCAACAAACCTAGAAAAAGTGGGAGTTTTATTTGATATTTCCACACAAATGCCACTGCCTAACATTAATCCAAGCAGGAACTGTCACAAAATCCCAAAACAAATGGAAACAATAAAGTAAACTTGTAAAAAAAAGCTGCATTTCCATTTTTATACAAAGCAATGTGTTCTTAAACATGTTTCAAGGAAATATATGTCATTTAGATGACACTGATAAATGCACCATCCACCCACAAATTCAAAATGTCAAAATTGGTTGCATCcccattttgcatcattattACTTCCATTagtcagagtcaaacagcac
Proteins encoded:
- the LOC132822670 gene encoding uncharacterized protein LOC132822670, whose translation is MNEPDRSSSRQGAHGRGFGSALQESDRSSSRQGAHGRAAGVRSILQSAGGARPRIPVRAAGVRSILQSAGGARPRIPVRQHQEADGGAGVMEAECRRFHGYQFEADEVFQRGLAQLGDAVRCSEERLLEAKVYYYCRFVGPIDLESYKGWLSSQIIDAKNDLAAEEDMTKAFERLLRQTPSDQGQNDETATIETTKVNYSLPIDQQAEKMEDVRMQFQVSEEIEGNDHNTYCGLTEDSQIKEPHENKTIGDTTHLSAITTEVTGESCTLSFAQVLHLVQSGQEIPGIQKHKIMSINSAPTVSQMARKLKPWERV